From a single Equus asinus isolate D_3611 breed Donkey chromosome 2, EquAss-T2T_v2, whole genome shotgun sequence genomic region:
- the LOC106833432 gene encoding olfactory receptor 4F3/4F16/4F29-like — protein MDGVNRSVVSEFVFLGLTNSWEIQLFLFMFSSTFYMASMMGNSLIMLTVTSDPHLHSPMYFLLANLSFIDLGVSSVTSPKMIYDLFRKRKVISFSGCITQIFFIHVIGGVEVVLLIAMAFDRYVAICKPLHYLTIMSPKLCIFFLIAAWMTGLTHSMVQLAFVVNLPFCGPNVLDSFYCDLPRFIKLACTDTDQLESMVTANSGFISIGSFLILVISYIVIILTVQKRYSVGSSKALSTLSAHITVVVLFFGPLIIVYTWPSPSIHLDKFLAIFDAVLTPFLNPLIYTFRNQEMKVAMRRVCRELVNYHKIS, from the coding sequence ATGGATGGAGTGAACCGCTCTGTGGTGTCAGAGTTTGTGTTCCTGGGACTCACCAATTCCTGGGAGATCCAACTTTTCCTCTTCATGTTCTCCTCCACATTTTACATGGCAAGCATGATGGGAAACTCCCTCATTATGCTCACTGTGACCTCTGACCCTCACTTACACTCCCCTATGTACTTCCTATTGGCCAACCTCTCCTTCATTGACCTGGGAGTTTCCTCTGTTACTTCTCCCAAGATGATTTATGACCTTTTTAGAAAGCGTAAAGTCATCTCCTTTAGTGGCTGCATCACTCAAATTTTCTTCATTCATGTCATTGGTGGTGTGGAGGTGGTGCTGCTCATAGCCATGGCTTTTGACAGGTATGTTGCCATATGTAAGCCTCTCCACTATCTCACCATCATGAGCCCAAAACTGTGCAtcttctttttaatagctgcCTGGATGACTGGCCTTACCCACTCCATGGTTCAGTTGGCTTTTGTGGTAAATTTACCCTTCTGTGGTCCTAATGTGTTGGACAGCTTTTACTGTGATCTTCCTCGATTCATCAAACTTGCCTGCACAGACACTGACCAACTAGAGTCCATGGTCACAGCCAACAGTGGGTTCATCTCTATTGGCTCCTTCCTCATACTGGTCATTTCCTATATTGTCATCATTCTCACTGTTCAGAAACGCTATTCAGTTGGTTCTTCGAAGGCTCTGTCTACACTGTCAGCTCACATCACTGTGGTAGTGCTGTTCTTTGGTCCTTTGATAATTGTCTATACCTGGCCATCTCCCTCTATACACTTGGATAAGTTTCTGGCCATCTTTGATGCAGTTCTCACTCCTTTCCTGAATCCTCTCATTTACACATTCAGGAATCAAGAAATGAAGGTGGCAATGAGGAGAGTATGCAGAGAGCTAGTGAATTACCATAAAATCTCTTAA